atacagacagacagatagatagatagatagatagatagatagatagatagatagatagatagatagatagatagatagatagatagatagatagatagatagatagatagatagatagatagatagatagatagatagatagatagatagatagatagatagatagatagatattatatatgtgaatatatatattctttctttatctcgGCAGGTATTGGCTATGCAATCGGTATGACAACCTTCATGGTCGGTTTCTATTACAACACAATTATAGCGTGGTCAGTATTTTACCTGTTTTCTTCGTTTACGGCCAACTTACCTTGGTCATCTTGCAACAACACATGGAACACCGAACAATGTATATCACTTGCTGGTGAACTCAACACTACCTTAATCACCAACACTTCTGTATATTCGGCAGATGAATATTATAAGTGAGTATCTTCCGTTCCTCATCTATGCCACACTTGTTATTCAACCTCTTTTCAGAGAAGAATGACAGTGTGTAACATGAAAAATAATTAGAAGAATGGGTGTGAAGGCACGTGCTTGCGTTTTGAGGGAGATGACCTTGCTTTCGTTTGGTCGTAGGTTTAACTCCGAGGTCTGGCAATGCGTTTATTTTTAAGCAGGGCTCTgtatttaagaagcttgcttcccagccatatggccttgggttcaatcctactgcgtggcaccttgagtaagcgTTTCCTGCTTTAGCTTTGGCTTAAACGAAACCTtgtgacgaaaactgaaagaagccctttatttatatatgtgtatagacgaGAGTGGGTGTGTATTTGCGCAAGTGTGGGTGGGTGTACACGTGTGTATCTTCGTATTTGCGTTTGTATATTTCCTCcaccacaccgcttgacaaccggtgtttgtttacgtctccgtaacttagcggttcggcgatagaataagtaccaggctttaaaaataagcgctgggatcgatttgatcgactaaatacttcaaggcggtgccccagcatggccgtgctCAATGGCAGAAACAAGTGAAAAGTGAAGAAGACCCTtgatttcctgttgctccagtctgcTCGAGAAGTAAATCGTGTTTTCTCATTCACTTGGCTCAGAAACTGGAGTCCGTTCCGGCCTGGTGAGCGTCTACGCTGAAGACTTACTACTTATACTCAATATAGTTTgtcaagaaaattataaaaactaaTTATAATTAATGAGACGAGTTCATCATTAgataaatatttctcaaaaagttgtttaaatatgttcttttatgttcttttatGCAGTCGCAAAGTTCTGGAATCCCATTTGTCTAATGGAATTGGAGACATTGGTCCGATTAAGGGACCAATTGTTGGATGTCTCGCTGCAACTTTTATCGTCATTTACTTTTCTTTGTGGAAAGGAATCAAGTCTTCAGGAAAGGTTAGATTATTATaacggttgttgctgttgttgttgttgttactgctgctgctgttgctgttgttgttgttgttgttgttgtttcgcaAGTTTATGCGTATTTAATCAGCAGGTATTTTATCTTTAGGTTTAGGGGATAAAATGTCTCCTCAAACCAATCTCAAGCCGGCGCTAGTTGGTTGAATATTTAGCTTGGAATTTGGCTCGGGGCAGACTCCCTAATTAGTAGGAACTAGAACGAGGTTATGAAGAAAGGGATCAGTCCCATCCTGAAACGGTCTGAGAAGACGTTATTCCTGAAAAGCTATACATCCTAACTAATATCTATTATCATCTCACAGCCGTactttgtttcagtttccatctgactAAACCGTAGCGTATGATCTTTCGCTTCTTGTAGATGGAGATGATCTACTGGTCTGAAGGTTCAAATGCCGCTAACACCATTGTGGGTTACTGGCAGGCATTGAGGTTAAATCCTTTTCACGGAACAGTGAGGGGTGGTCACCGTTGGTGAGGCATGTTTTTCTACTGATTGTCTCTTTGATGGAATTTCAGCCCCGAATCAAGCGTTGACCAAGATCAGGCATCAAGCATCTGGGATATTGTTTGACGCTCAAAGTTCCCTAACAAATAGATAGGCTAGTCGAGGGTCGGTCAGCTCTTGCATTTTGAGGGCGGTTAGTGATAGGTGACAGTGACAACCTTATCTGGGAAAGACTGGGCATCGACGTAGATCAACTGAACTGCTTATTCCAATGACTATCAACCCAGAGACTACAGTCGATAtaattctgtatttaagagatgaggaattacatatacattatttacattatttacatttgacggatatttgtcctcatcttgtttgttgttgacacaaaatttcgtctgatatactctccagccttcatcaggtgacttggggaaatttcgaacctgggttctcatttctaaggtatttttcgatattattattattattatattattattattattattattattattattattattattattattattcaggtcactgtctggaatcgaacttggaatcttggggttagtagcccgcgctcttaaccactacaccatatgcccgtgggcatatgaggacgaatatccgccaaatgtaaatactgtaaataatgtaaataatggactaCAGTCGAATTTCAGAAATCTTCGACTGTCGGTGGGGGAGGGGGCATTGCCGGTTTGAGATAAAGTTTATAGTCATAGCAGCGCCTTCGACCGAGTTTGTCCAAAATGCGTACAGGGCAACGAGACCATCCTACACGTCTTCTTTAAGTATCCAGTTACTGATGACTTTTGATGCGATATCGAAAGCTGTTGTGACGTGAAGGATGGATCCGGATATTGTGAGGGTCACTCGGCTGCTTATCTTTCGTCTGGAAAAGCAGACAAACAAATGTATGCAAGGAGGGCAAAGGAgagtttcaaatttgaaaaagttgacaTCAATGTGTGAATGTAGGAATCGTTGGCGAATAACCGACACAGAGAAGGGAGATGAGTCAAGTGACGAAAGCCGACATTCCAACACACCGGTAACTATGTGTCTTAATGACAAACTTAAGTGTATAGATAGAattgtcgtggcactccgtcggtttcgacgacgagggttccagtggATCCGATCGGaattaacgtgcaggtggctgagcactccaaagacacgtgtacccataacgtagttcttgggaagattcagcgtgacacagagtgtgacaaggcggGCCTTTTCAAATACaagtataacagaaacaggaagaaagactgagagaaagttgtggtgaaagagtacagcagggttcgccaccaccccgtgccggagcctcttggagctttaggtgtttccgctcaataaacactcacaacgcccggtctgggaatcgaaaccgcgatcctatgaccgcgtgtccgctgccctcacC
This window of the Octopus sinensis unplaced genomic scaffold, ASM634580v1 Contig02857, whole genome shotgun sequence genome carries:
- the LOC115227385 gene encoding sodium-dependent serotonin transporter, with the protein product MTTFMVGFYYNTIIAWSVFYLFSSFTANLPWSSCNNTWNTEQCISLAGELNTTLITNTSVYSADEYYNRKVLESHLSNGIGDIGPIKGPIVGCLAATFIVIYFSLWKGIKSSGKAVWITATVPYIVIVILLIRGCTLPGSSDGILYYLRPKWHMLKNLQVWVDAASQICFSLGTGFGTLIALSSYNKFNNNCYL